In the genome of Mesorhizobium sp. 113-3-3, the window CACACGGGATGCTATGCGTTCGAACAACTTCCCGTAGCAATTCCGCTCCAGCAGAGCAGAGCGCATTGTTGCGCCGGGTTACAGCTTCGGATTTGGTTCGGCCGTGGGTGTTGTGATCGAGCATGAAGCCCGAATTGCGCCCGGAGGCACCGAAGCCGATTCGGGAAGCTTCGATCAGCGCGATGCTATCTCTAGGCTTCAGCAAGGCGAGATATCGCGCCGTCGCTAAGCCGCAGGCACCGCCACCAATAATTACCCAGTCGGAGCGAAGAGATCCCCTCAGAGGACGCGCAGGAGGCACAACGCCCAGCGCCCTGAACCAACCATTCGACTCGTCGTAGATCGGCGCCTTTATCTCACTACGCCAAAACCCGTTCATGTAAAACACCCGATGCAAATTTCAGTATACATTAGCGGTCGAGATGGCAAGACGTCAAGAGAGTTCGCATAAATATGGTCCGGCATGGGGCCAAGAGGCAAGGGGGCCATTTCCCGCCAATAGGCAAGAGTTATCGTACCCATCGACTCCATAGTGGCGCCGTCGGAATAGTTCCGCCTCAATCGTTCCGCGCGTCGACATGGCGCGGTCTGTATACGTTAACATCAAATCGCTCGAGCTGCGGTGCTGCATTTCCACCGTAGTTATACATCTCGGCGCTCATCGTTACGGCCTTCGGTCGGGAGACGGCGGAGACGGCGATCGGGAACCCGATCTGGCAATTTGGCCGATACGCCATTGGTCCTGGGACTGGTGTGGTTGACAGCGTTAGTGTGATTGGGCTCCCAGGGCTGGCCGGCCTGATCAGCCTGCCACAGCAGGGAGGCTGACGAGAGGACAACCATCGCTCATCAGGCTGATGGTTTCCGGCCGGCCCGCTGGACGGGCAGACTTATCAATGCAAGCAGCTAAGCCGACGAGCCGGACGTTGGCTCTTCGTTGGCTTCATTGGAAGTGCCCGAGTTGGTGTGCCGATTGAATCTCGCCGTAGATACGCGCTCGATTGGATTAATTGATTATCGAGTACCGCTTGGCCGATGTTCCTTCGGGCACGTCGCTCAAGGCGGCACTTCGTTGCTTGCGAAAGTTGCCGCGTAATCCCAGGTTACGCTGCAGCGCAATTCTTATCTAGGTTGTTTGGTCCGATCCGATCCGCGATCATGAGGGCTCATTGGAGCTCGTGTTACCGTGCAAGAAACGCTCGAAACCAAAGATCGTACATCGAAGGGGCGGCGCGGCGGCGCCGCTAATCGGCGAGAGGCGCGATTGCGGGGGCCGGTCATTTACCTTCCCACCGCCGTGCGCAACATCCCGACATACGAAGTTCTTGCGCAGGATGGGCTCGAGGCAATTGACGATTATGCGATGAATATCCTCGAGACCATTGGGATAGAATTTCGTGACGACGTCTCTGCTGGCATCTGGCGAAAGGCTGGAGCCGAGGTTGCCGGGCATCGCGTGCGCATTGCCCGAGAACTTATCCGCAAGTTGATCGCAACTGTTCCCGCTGAGTTTGACTATCATGCCCGCAACGCGGAGCGTAACGTGAGGGTTGGCGGGCGCAACATGATTTTTGGTCCCGCGTACGGAACACCGAACCTGATTGATCTCGATGGTGTTCGGCGGCAGGCAACCGCCGAGGATATGCGCACGCTGATGAAGCTGCACCAAGTAAATCCTGTAATCCACTACAACGGCGGCTACACGCTTGAGCCGATGGACATACCGGTGCCGCATCGACACCTGCACATGGTGGAATCCTCGTTCCTCACCACCGACAAGCCGATTATGGGCTCGCCTCAGTCCGAATTTCAGGCGCAAGACAGCCTGGATATGGCAAAGATCGTTTTCGGCGAGGCGTTCATGGAAGAGAACGTTGTCATGACGGCGATCTTCAACTGCAACTCACCGCTCGTTTGGGACAAAACGCAGCTTGATTCGCTTCGCGTATACGCCGCTCATAACCAGGCGCTCCTGCTTTCGCCCTTCGTACTTTATGGAGCGTCCACGCCGGTACACATCCTCGCCACGACGGCGCAGATCGTGGCAGAGGTCATTGCTGGTGTGGCTTTCAGCCAAATCATCCGTCCCGGATGTCGTGCAGTAATGGGTGTGGCACCGATGGGCGTCTACATGAAGAGCGGTTCTCCCACCTTTGGTTCGCCGGAGGTGGCCCTTGCAATGTTCATATATGGGCAGATGGCGAGGTTCTACGGCATTCCGTGGCGAACGAACGGCGCGAAATCCGCATCGAAGGGGGACGACCTTTACGCCGGTTACGATTCGATCCTGAAAGTTTATCCCGCAATCCTTGGCGGTTGTAATATCTTGACTCATTGCGGCGGCACGAT includes:
- a CDS encoding trimethylamine methyltransferase family protein, which encodes MQETLETKDRTSKGRRGGAANRREARLRGPVIYLPTAVRNIPTYEVLAQDGLEAIDDYAMNILETIGIEFRDDVSAGIWRKAGAEVAGHRVRIARELIRKLIATVPAEFDYHARNAERNVRVGGRNMIFGPAYGTPNLIDLDGVRRQATAEDMRTLMKLHQVNPVIHYNGGYTLEPMDIPVPHRHLHMVESSFLTTDKPIMGSPQSEFQAQDSLDMAKIVFGEAFMEENVVMTAIFNCNSPLVWDKTQLDSLRVYAAHNQALLLSPFVLYGASTPVHILATTAQIVAEVIAGVAFSQIIRPGCRAVMGVAPMGVYMKSGSPTFGSPEVALAMFIYGQMARFYGIPWRTNGAKSASKGDDLYAGYDSILKVYPAILGGCNILTHCGGTIEGSLCISMGKLGTDGQQIQNFYTMLKGVDWDDMEIALACLAKVGPGGHFFDEDYTRENLPFLDEIQDNERFDTWVATGRKDAGTRGREWCRKMLSKYEEEPPALECSLREALRDFVERREREIPT